Proteins found in one Syngnathus acus chromosome 9, fSynAcu1.2, whole genome shotgun sequence genomic segment:
- the ep400 gene encoding E1A-binding protein p400 isoform X4, which translates to MHHGSGSQNIQRQLQRPKSVSASEAEDHQQQATMAASQQQTTVAHPQSPVTTFSSAASPSAPQSPNYQIIMSRSPVTGQNMNITLQNVGQMVTGNQQITLTSLPLQNPASPGFQHTTPQWRFEHAPSSYIQVTSPLPQPMQPQSPTQHSPVSLQGVTRPGAPSAALGVCGQSPTRFVEAGMVVRQISLGSPSGTGHFVYQDGTALAQITQGTPGPIQLSSPGAPGSVRERRLSQPHSQTGGTIHHLGPQSPVATSTALSTLGSPGHITTSNLPPQISSIIQGKLARPVIFDKISQGVVAAVGSSPTASFTIPSTLPSSSPSLTSPSQANTNNPLAATNTAVGTVKKLVPKRLEEIPPSTPEIAQLRKQCLEHHAKKMDSLKEVFKEYLIELFFLQHLQGNMMDYLAFKKKPCVPLYTYLRQNDLDLEEEEEEEEQSKVINDEVKVGTGKDGQAVTPVAIATQLPPNVSAAFSAQQQFQGLQGPAGTLANPAEMDAFKRQQAMVQADQAKRSRIDVGRHGLIFQHPGVAPLGSPGVPLQQLMPTAQGGMPPAPQLVQIAGQKQNQQQYDPSKGPPVQNAASLHTPPPQLPGRLPQGALPMTGPPVTLSQQAPIVESTVQPGGQLQAQVKVQTGGPIMASVNPHTQLQAQLQHQMQSGLHIQLPPQQQQNQTMLPSGQATVTLGRPGAESAQPIQRNMTNSISLSSMSSTSVPTSNCVPTTQPTSPLRPPATNTNPSTQSKLAGTNGFSGIKTSGFGQSATMQSSQEASQDKQVEQAKLENQVHQRISELRKDGQWSASRLPKVVEASRPKSHWDYLLEEMQWMAADFVQERRWKEAAAKKMARTCARYHQEQRKSEERSNKERELHLRHIAGTIAREVEFFWSNIEQVVEIKLHFEINEKRIRALSLQKASVKGHSVGETPDKEERHSVYRKRKSNSPLSVEADEESTIEEQEVTEGEADYKTELVELAKDAELPLDALRKQYAGAYADSFEWPQPSPSSNQDDEETEAITCPARSPPEAVLIDSLLIVDQFRSPDKTSSCNSEGKAARDISEVAAATELLLPKGTLKSTSSTLTPAPFLLHGALREYQQIGVDWLVNLYKKHLNGILADETGLGKTVQTVAYMAHLAGQEGIWGPHLIVVRTCKLLNWEVEFKRWCPGLKILLYLGTERERKSQRTWWREENSFHVCVTSYKLLMKDRNHFLRQKWRHLVLDEVQLIKNMTEKHWETIFALQSVQRILLINTPLQNTLKELWTMIHFLMPGITRPYSDFPVKAGTDQNQDYCHKLVIRLHRMIQPFILRRSKREVEKQLPKKYEHILKCRLSGRQKSLYEDILTQPGSQEALKTGHFVSVLQVLMQLQRVCNHPDLVVPRETSSSFFCTPLQYNCPSLILEAMQDDSNKDAALSLFDLISNENQLTRYQIEEVMPKLKVTQQLIEEIYSGPEPPPHPKPCPIKPMRLFQPVQYGTKPEGRLVAITSAVGQNPQTSSSATTNSVSSSNSAQAKGKSPVTTAATTATQGGDAVKIAQLANIAGSQNRISQPETPVTLQFQGNKFTLSPSQLRQLTTGQPLQLQGNILQIVSAPGQQIIRPQGSMVMQTMAQAVPNSNASASPSAPHPALPTVQQGVTTNATATSNRLTTPSSQESSEEKTRQAKQRLSLLFEANERRCSRRVLYGSDLLQACTVSSEPGHSALTAGGWMWVGRESCVRAQNTFVATTSALQSALLSLENRMQATNSLGKGLLCVVPTAVAPPPQLYAANPPTPYTIKQRLFHSHLQESFASHACDIHHLVARHHFCSPDPQLMQMDSGKLEALAILLQKLRSDNRRVLIFTQMMKMLDILEAFLDYRQLTYVRVDESYTPDERQETIRTFNRNRPIFCSILTNHCCSSVGTMLDADAIIFYDTDLNPSMDARTQEWCDKLGRAKDIHIYRLESGNSIEEKLLKNGTKDLIREVAAQGTDYTLAFLTQRTIQDLFEVEAGSGEKVEEFVVLHQEPSASETISPKVARPYIQALHSINLEDSPEADGVKVEDAEITGKHSELADASESQTKEEPVEMDQLNAVMEQLTPIERYALNYLEYLHISDDETALKERLECSKRGWELQQLQKLKEEEEEDRELMEGAEELFTYTREDAYNMEYVFTAEDGHTEIMPVWTPPTPPQDDNDIYIDSVMCLMYDTTPIPEAKLPPIYVRKEHKRLKLDPSAAARKKKKGHGETVIPPRSLFEKASMLKVRREGKDQKKNFSLKQQAPFAKPLPSLVKPTMEAGQDNPEWLISEDWALLQAVKQLLELPLNLTIVSPAHTPNWDLVSDVVNSCSRIYRSPKQCRNRYENVIIPREEGKLMFEANPKKKTKSIYKSKNSRPLRTCQIYTQDDNATQIQLYNSRFELMKIIASKRSPPIKPLLGMNPFQKNPKHASVLAESGISYDKPLPPIQVASQRAERIAKEKKALAEQQKAQQLAQQQAGAPQGQTTPSQTSAAAQVQTQVSQAATAAGAVAVPNAAVLAGAIKNAAAGTTIQAAAVGGNVIVNTVAGVPPSPFQANKRLASPVIPGTLSPAGPAAGAQVVHGQQRAVTAAAAPAEVVAIATGQGVRAVTPVTASTVVSTTLSPVQAQTRPLVTQVTQATGMQLAQAKAFTPAHLQMIRQQQLQQQQQQQVAAAVAAAAAQGQHAAGAQQAQVQSTQAAQANPQLATVTAPRPGSVLTGTTVTNLQVARLTRVPTQGQIQAQTGQTAQMTLTKPPVVSVPAVVSSAGVTTLPVTVAGISVAIGQAQKTGGPVLTPSFPQMQVQQLLQMKKQQQAAVQAAQQKAGQPQQGQATVQQKIGTQQVTVQAAQPNQQQQKVTYTTTTQLQPGIKPQFFTTSIAQTQKSTGPQQIQVAKLPQIVQQQPTVANIQQIVSSSQQIQTQPQTVTLTTSAPAQVQMIPAGTTTAQVVQQKLIQQQVVTAAASPQIQTPPPHSPAQQDSSASQPVQSQQPTKGQARQGGIRAKPPAKPSGGSS; encoded by the exons ATGCACCATGGAAGTGGGTCGCAGAATATTCAACGACAACTCCAAAGACCCAAGTCTGTCAGTGCCTCAGAAGCTGAGGATCATCAGCAGCAAGCAACCATGGCAGCTTCACAGCAACAAACTACTGTTGCTCACCCTCAGTCACCCGTGACCACGTTTTCTTCTGCTGCCAGCCCATCAGCTCCCCAATCTCCCAATTATCAGATAATCATGAGTCGCAGCCCAGTGACTGGTCAGAACATGAACATCACTTTACAAAATGTGGGACAAATGGTGACTGGCAACCAGCAGATCACCCTAACTTCGCTTCCCCTGCAAAACCCGGCGTCCCCCGGCTTCCAGCATACGACACCACAATGGAGGTTTGAGCATGCGCCGTCATCCTACATCCAGGTCACGTCGCCTTTACCCCAACCCATGCAGCCGCAAAGTCCCACCCAGCATAGCCCAGTCTCACTGCAAGGCGTCACAAGGCCTGGAGCCCCCTCAGCTGCCCTTGGTGTGTGCGGGCAGAGCCCGACACGGTTTGTTGAGGCAGGTATGGTAGTGCGTCAAATCAGTTTAGGCAGTCCATCGGGAACGGGTCATTTTGTATACCAGGATGGCACAGCGCTGGCCCAGATCACACAGGGGACACCTGGTCCAATTCAACTGTCTTCACCAGGTGCACCAGGTTCAGTTAGGGAACGCCGTCTTTCTCAGCCTCACTCACAGACCGGAGGCACCATTCACCATCTTGGACCTCAAAGTCCCGTGGCTACCAGTACTGCTCTCTCCACTTTGGGCAGCCCTGGACACATTACCACTTCTAACCTACCTCCACAGATCAGCAGCATCATACAAGGAAAGCTCGCACGCCCTGTGATATTTGATAAGATTTCACAGGGAGTAGTTGCTGCGGTTGGATCCTCACCCACGGCATCTTTTACGATCCCTTCCACCCTCCCATCCTCCAGCCCCTCACTCACCAGCCCCTCCCAAGCAAATACCAACAATCCACTTGCGGCGACCAACACTGCAGTAGGCACTGTTAAAAAACTGGTTCCAAAGAGGTTAGAGGAGATTCCTCCTTCTACTCCAGAGATTGCCCAGCTACGCAAACAGTGCTTAGAGCACCATGCCAAGAAGATGGACAGTTTAAAGGAGGTGTTCAAGGAATACCTCATAGAACTCTTCTTTCTTCAGCATCTTCAAGGAAACATGATGGACTACTTGGCTTTCAAAAAGAAGCCTTGTGTTCCTTTATATACTTACTTAAGACAGAACGACTTGGATctagaagaggaggaggaagaggaggaacaaTCTAAGGTTATCAACGATGAG GTAAAAGTTGGCACAGGAAAAGATGGCCAAGCAGTGACACCTGTTGCCATAGCAACACAGCTTCCTCCCAATGTGTCTGCAGCGTTCTCTGCCCAGCAGCAATTTCAG GGTCTCCAAGGGCCAGCTGGCACGCTTGCCAACCCCGCTGAGATGGATGCCTTCAAGAGGCAACAGGCGATGGTGCAAGCAG ATCAGGCTAAAAGATCCCGGATTGACGTTGGTCGCCATGGGCTGATTTTCCAGCATCCTGGTGTAGCTCCTTTAGGATCGCCTGGCGTGCCACTCCAACAGCTTATGCCAACTGCGCAAG GCGGGATGCCGCCTGCACCGCAACTGGTCCAGATTGCAGGACAGAAGcagaatcaacaacaatatGACCCATCCAAAGGACCTCCAGTGCAGAATGCAGCTAGCCTACATACGCCACCCCCTCAGCTGCCAGGCAGATTGCCACAAGGAGCCCTCCCTATGACTGGCCCCCCAGTGACGCTGTCCCAGCAGGCTCCGATTGTGGAGAGCACAGTCCAACCTGGTGGTCAGCTCCAAGCGCAGGTGAAAGTGCAGACAGGTGGCCCAATCATGGCATCAGTAAATCCCCACACACAACTCCAGGCCCAGCTCCAACATCAGATGCAGTCAGGTCTGCATATCCAGTTGCCtccccagcagcagcaaaaccAGACAATGCTACCCTCAGGGCAAGCG ACGGTGACTCTTGGTCGTCCTGGTGCGGAGTCAGCTCAACCCATTCAAAGGAATATGACCAACTCAATATCGCTCTCCTCCATGTCGTCTACTTCTGTTCCGACTTCTAATTGTGTTCCCACCACTCAACCAACAAGTCCTCTGCGCCCTCCTGCTACCAATACAAACCCAAGCACCCAGTCCAAACTGGCAGGAACCAATGGTTTTTCCGGCATCAAAACGAGCGGCTTTGGTCAAAGCGCGACCATGCAGTCATCGCAGGAGGCTTCTCAAGATAAACAAGTTGAGCAAGCTAAACTG GAGAATCAAGTGCACCAACGCATCTCTGAACTAAGAAAGGATGGCCAGTGGTCAGCCAGTAGGCTTCCCAAAGTTGTGGAGGCCTCTCGTCCAAAGTCCCATTGGGACTACCTCTTGGAGGAGATGCAGTGGATGGCCGCTGACTTTGTCCAGGAGAGGAGATGGAAAGAAGCTGCTGCAAAGAAG ATGGCACGCACGTGTGCACGTTACCATCAAGAGCAGAGGAAAAGTGAAGAGAGGTCAAATAAAGAAAGGGAACTTCATCTTCGCCACATTGCCGGCACAATTGCCAGAGAAGTGGAATTCTTTTGGTCCAACATTGAGCAG GTTGTGGAAATTAAACTTCACTTTGAAATTAATGAAAAGAGGATTAGAGCGCTTAGTTTACAGAAAGCATCAGTCAAAG GTCACTCTGTTGGAGAGACACCTGATAAAGAG gAGCGTCACAGTGTgtatagaaaaagaaaatctaattCACCTTTGAGTGTTGAAGCGG ATGAAGAGAGCACAATAGAGGAACAAGAAGTTACGGAGGGAGAAGCCGATTACAAAACAGAGTTGGTTGAGCTTGCCAAAGATG CTGAGTTGCCCCTGGATGCTTTGAGGAAGCAATATGCCGGTGCCTATGCTGACAGCTTTGAGTGGCCTCAGCCAAGTCCGTCAAGTAATCAGGATGATGAAGAGACTGAAG CAATAACGTGTCCTGCAAGGAGTCCACCTGAGGCAGTTCTCATAGACTCTCTGCTTATTGTGGACCAGTTTCGTAGTCCCGACAAGACCTCTTCTTGCAATTCTGAGGGGAAAGCTGCAAGGGACATATCTGAGGTGGCTGCTGCAACCGAGCTTCTTCTGCCGAAGGGTACCCTCAAGTCCACTTCCTCG ACTCTGACTCCGGCACCATTTCTACTACACGGCGCACTGCGAGAATATCAGCAAATTGGTGTTGACTGGCTGGTAAACCTATACAAGAAGCATCTAAATGGTATCCTCGCTGATGAAACAGGCCTTGGCAAAACTGTTCAAACCGTTGCTTACATGGCTCACTTAGCTGGCCAAGAGG GTATTTGGGGTCCCCACCTCATTGTGGTTAGGACTTGCAAATTGCTCAACTGGGAAGTGGAGTTTAAGCGCTGGTGTCCTGGCCTTAAAATCCTCTTGTATTTGGGAACGGAGAGAGAGCGTAAATCACAGAGAACG TGGTGGCGTGAAGAAAACAGCTTCCATGTATGTGTAACATCGTACAAGCTGTTGATGAAGGACCGCAACCATTTTCTGAGGCAAAAGTGGAGACACCTGGTTCTGGATGAGGTGCAACTCATCAAAAATATGACTGAAAAACATTGGGAAACCATATTTGCCCTTCAAAG TGTGCAGCGGATCCTCCTCATCAATACCCCACTACAGAATACTCTAAAGGAGCTATGGACGATGATCCACTTCCTCATGCCAGGAATAACAAGGCCCTACTCTGACTTCCCTGTTAAGGCAGGCACTGACCAGAATCAGGACTACTGTCACAAACTTGTCATTCGTCTGCACAGG ATGATTCAGCCTTTCATTCTGAGGCGCTCCAAACGGGAAGTGGAAAAGCAGTTGCCTAAAAAGTATGAGCACATCCTGAAGTGTCGCCTCTCCGGCAGACAGAAGAGCCTGTATGAGGATATCCTTACTCAACCTGg ATCCCAGGAGGCTCTGAAGACTGGCCATTTTGTCAGCGTGCTTCAAGTCTTGATGCAGTTGCAGCGTGTGTGCAACCACCCGGATTTGGTTGTACCTCGAGAGACAAGCAGCTCCTTCTTCTGCACTCCTCTGCAATATAATTGCCCATCACTCATACTGGAAGCAATGCAGGATGACTCCAACAAA GATGCAGCGCTGTCCCTGTTTGATTTGATCAGCAATGAGAATCAGCTGACTCGGTATCAGATTGAAGAAGTAATGCCCAAACTAAAGGTCACACAACAGCTCATAGAGGAGATCTACAGTGGTCCCGAACCACCGCCACATCCCAAGCCATGTCCAATAAAACCAATGAG ATTGTTCCAGCCAGTGCAATATGGGACAAAGCCAGAAGGGCGGCTAGTTGCCATTACAAGTGCAGTAGGACAAAATCCTCAAACAAGCTCTTCTGCTACAACCAACTCTGTTTCCTCATCCAACTCAGCCCAGGCAAAGGGAAAGTCCCCAGTCACTACTGCGGCTACTACAGCAACTCAAG GAGGGGATGCAGTGAAAATTGCTCAGCTGGCCAACATAGCTGGAAGTCAGAATCGTATCTCTCAGCCAGAGACTCCTGTCACGCTGCAATTTCAGGGCAACAAATTCACGTTGTCCCCCAGTCAACTTCGCCAGCTCACCACTGGACAGCCCTTGCAGCTCCAAG GAAACATTCTACAAATTGTGTCAGCTCCTGGGCAGCAAATCATCAGGCCCCAGGGTTCTATGGTTATGCAAACAATGGCACAAGCTGTCCCTAACTCCAATGCTTCAGCTTCACCCAGTGCACCTCATCCAGCTCTACCAACTGTCCAGCAAG GTGTGACAACAAATGCCACAGCAACCTCGAACAGGCTCACGACTCCTTCTTCACAG GAGTCTTCAGAAGAAAAGACCCGGCAGGCTAAGCAGCGGTTGAGCCTTCTCTTTGAAGCAAACGAGCGACGCTGCAGCCGCCGAGTTCTATATGGGTCAGACTTGTTGCAGGCGTGCACTGTGAGCTCAGAGCCTGGCCACTCTGCGCTGACTGCAGGAGGATGGATGTGGGTGGGCCGGGAGAGTTGCGTCAGGGCCCAGAACACCTTTGTGGCAACCACCTCTGCACTGCAGTCTGCTCTGCTGTCTCTTGAGAATCGAATGCAAGCTACCAACAGCCTTGGCAAAGG GCTGCTATGCGTGGTGCCTACAGCTGTTGCGCCACCGCCTCAGTTATATGCAGCCAATCCTCCCACCCCTTACACCATAAAACAAAGGTTATTCCACAGTCACCTCCAGGAATCCTTTGCTTCCCATGCTTGTGACATACACCACTTGGTGGCCAGGCATCACTTCTGTTCTCCGGATCCTCAGCTAATGCAGATGGATTCAG GCAAACTAGAAGCCCTGGCCATTCTGCTGCAGAAGCTTAGGTCAGACAATCGCCGTGTCCTCATCTTCACTCAGATGATGAAGATGCTTGATATCCTGGAGGCATTCCTCGATTATAGGCAGCTCACTTATGTGCGTGTGGATGAAAGCTACACTCCAGATGAAcgacag GAGACCATAAGGACCTTTAACAGGAACAGGCCAATTTTCTGCAGCATTCTGACAAACCACTGCTGCTCTTCAGTCGGAACTATGCTTGATGCAGATGCCATCATTTTCTATGACACAGACCTAAATCCTAGCATGGATGCCCGCACCCAGGAATGGTGTGACAAACTTGGGCGTGCTAAAGATATCCACATTTACAG ATTGGAGAGTGGGAACTCGATTGAGGAGAAACTATTAAAGAATGGAACCAAGGACCTAATCAGAGAGGTGGCTGCACAGGGCACTGATTATACTCTGGCTTTCCTCACACAA CGGACAATCCAGGATTTGTTTGAGGTGGAGGCAGGCTCAGGGGAAAAGGTGGAGGAGTTTGTTGTCCTTCACCAGGAGCCATCAGCCTCCGAGACCATCTCTCCAAAAGTAGCTAGACCCTACATCCAAGCTCTCCATAGTATTAACTTGGAGGATTCACCAGAAGCAGACGGTGTGAAAGTAGAGGATGCAGAGATAACAGGCAAGCATTCGGAACTGGCTGACGCGTCAGAGAGCCAGACTAAAGAAGAGCCTGTTGAGATGGATCAGTTGAATGCAGTTATGGAGCAG CTCACTCCAATTGAAAGATATGCTCTGAACTACCTGGAGTACCTTCATATCAGTGACGATGAAACTGCTCTCAAG GAGCGATTGGAGTGTTCTAAGAGGGGCTGGGAGCTGCAGCAACTGCAGAAActgaaagaggaggaggaggaggaccgAGAGCTGATGGAGGGCGCCGAAGAGCTTTTCACCTACACAAGAGAAGACGCTTACAATATG GAGTATGTCTTTACTGCTGAGGATGGACATACAGAAATCATGCCG GTTTGGACTCCACCGACACCACCACAGGATGACAATGATATTTACATCGACTCTGTAATGTGTCTGATGTATGACACCACGCCCATTCCTGAGGCCAAGTTACCTCCAATCTATGTCCGCAAGGAGCACAAGAGACTGAAACTGGACCCCTCAG caGCAGctaggaagaagaagaagggccATGGGGAAACCGTAATTCCACCACGCTCCCTTTTCGAAAAGGCCAGCATGCTGAAGGTTCGCAGAGAAGGGAAAGACCAGAAAAAGAACTTTTCTCTCAAGCAGCAGGCACCCTTCGCCAAGCCTCTGCCTTCACTGGTTAAACCCACTATGGAGGCTGGTCAGGACAACCCAGAGTGGCTCATCAGTGAAGACTGGGCTCTACTTCAG GCTGTGAAACAACTGCTCGAGTTGCCCCTGAACCTGACTATCGTGTCTCCTGCGCACACACCCAACTGGGATCTGGTGAGTGATGTGGTGAACTCCTGCAGCCGCATCTACCGCTCTCCTAAGCAGTGTCGTAACCGCTACGAGAACGTCATCATTCCCAGAGAAGAGGGCAAG TTGATGTTTGAGGCTAACcctaagaagaaaacaaagagcatCTACAAG TCTAAGAATAGCCGTCCTCTAAGGACCTGCCAGATCTACACGCAAGATGACAACGCCACTCAAATTCAGCTCTATAACAGCCGCTTTGAGCTCATGAAAATTATAGCGAGCAAAAGGAGCCCACCTATCAAACCCTT GCTTGGCATGAATCCATTCCAGAAGAATCCCAAACATGCCTCTGTTTTGGCAGAAAG TGGGATAAGCTACGACaagcccctccctcccattcAGGTGGCATCTCAACGTGCCGAAAGGATCGCCAAAGAGAAAAAG GCCCTGGCGGAGCAGCAGAAGGCTCAGCAGCTAGCGCAACAACAGGCTGGAGCTCCCCAAGGCCAGACTACACCGAGCCAGACCTCTGCAGCTGCCCAGGTTCAGACTCAGGTCTCTCAGGCTGCCACTGCAGCTGGAGCTGTCGCAGTTCCTAATGCAGCTGTTCTG GCTGGAGCCATCAAAAACGCCGCAGCCGGAACCACCATCCAGGCTG CCGCTGTTGGAGGGAATGTGATTGTGAACACGGTTGCTGGAGTGCCTCCGAGTCCCTTCCAAGCCAACAAACGCCTGGCATCTCCAGTCATACCAGGCACCCTTTCT CCCGCCGGTCCTGCCGCTGGAGCGCAGGTAGTCCACGGCCAGCAGAGAGCAGTTACAGCGGCTGCCGCCCCTGCTGAAGTGGTCGCCATAGCTACAGGGCAGGGCGTTCGAGCAGTTACCCCGGTAACCGCATCGACTGTCGTTTCAACCACTCTGAGCCCAGTCCAAGCACAGACGCGCCCACTTGTCACTCAAGTAACACAAG CTACAGGGATGCAGCTTGCACAAGCAAAGGCCTTCACCCCGGCTCACCTGCAGATGATTCGTCAACAGCAGCttcagcaacagcagcag caacaggTTGCAGCAGCAGTGGCGGCGGCCGCAGCTCAGGGCCAGCATGCTGCAGGAGCCCAGCAGGCCCAAGTGCAGTCCACACAAGCAGCTCAAGCCAATCCTCAGCTAGCAACGGTCACGGCACCAAGACCTGGTTCTGTTTTGACAGGCACCACAGTGACCAATCTACAGGTGGCCAGACTG ACCCGAGTACCCACCCAGGGTCAGATTCAGGCCCAGACTGGCCAGACGGCCCAGATGACCCTCACCAAGCCTCCCGTGGTCTCCGTGCCAGCCGTGGTATCATCTGCTGGTGTCACCACTCTGCCAGTCACTGTAGCTGGCATCAGCGTGGCTATTGGCCAGGCCCAGAAAACGG GTGGTCCTGTGCTGACGCCGTCCTTCCCGCAGATGCAGGTGCAACAGCTGCTTCAGATGAAGAAGCAGCAACAGGCAGCCGTTCAGGCGGCCCAGCAGAAGGCGGGACAGCCACAACAAGGACAGGCAACAGTGCAACAGAAG ATTGGCACACAGCAGGTTACGGTACAAGCTGCCCAGCCCAACCAGCAGCAACAGAAGGTGACCTACACTACCACCACACAACTTCAACCCGGGATCAAGCCCCAGTTCTTCACCACATCCATCGCTCAGACGCAGAAATCTACGGGACCTCAGCAAATCCAG GTCGCAAAGCTCCCACAAATAGTGCAGCAGCAGCCCACCGTGGCTAACATTCAGCAAATTGTGTCTTCTTCACAGCAG ATCCAAACGCAGCCTCAAACCGTGACGCTGACCACATCAGCACCAGCCCAGGTGCAGATGATTCCGGCCGGCACCACTACAGCTCAGGTCGTTCAGCAGAAGCTGATCCAGCAGCAGGTGGTCACCGCGGCCGCCTCACCGCAGATTCAGACGCCGCCCCCCCACAGCCCTGCCCAGCAAGACTCTTCTGCTTCGCAGCCCGTTCAATCCCAGCAGCCTACCAAAGGTCAAGCTCGCCAGGGTGGCATAAGGGCCAAACCGCCTGCCAAGCCCAGCGGGGGGAGCAGTTAG